The Balearica regulorum gibbericeps isolate bBalReg1 chromosome 23, bBalReg1.pri, whole genome shotgun sequence sequence GCCTGCCAGGCATGGCGTGCTGTCTGTGCCAGGAAGTCCCATTGATTTTTATGGGCAATGAAAGTTTTTATGGAGCAGCTTTCTCACAGATGGTGGAGGCATCCTGTGGCTTTTCCATTAGGGCACTAGTTCCCAGAGTGGGTTcctggcaggaggctgctggcagTCCGTGGGGGGTAAGTCCCAGGCTGCACGCCCAGCCCTACGGCACATAGCTCAGTGGCTCTGGGACCCCTCGTAAGGGGGGTTTGCCCCAGGGGCTCACCCTCTGCGAGAGCAAAGAGCAGACAGCCGAGGGTCTGGCAGCAGCAAGAGTGGCTGCTCCCTGGTCCCCCTTCCCTGTCTGTTGGGGAAAGCTTGTGCCTGCAGGTATGGGAGGTAGCCTGGAGCCCCCAGGAGGGGCTTGTCCTGCACACTGACGGTTGGGTCTCTGGTGGTGCAAAGTGCAGCCGCTTTGGGCATGCAGAAAAGTAACGGTGGCAGCTGGTGTGGCAGGTTCAGTCAGTAATCTCCCAGtgtcttttcctctgtgctttaTTTAGTGGTAACATATCACTTCTGTCTTCCTGAGACCACAGCATGACAGGAACAAGATCAGCCTCTGTTTACCCCACACATTCAATTCGGGTTACGTTCATGACATCGTAACAGTGGTAGACAGGATTAAAAGTTTTACAAGCTGCAAGGAATCGTCTTTCCTGTAAGTAACTGTCCCCTTGCAGTACAGTGCCTGCTCAGGCATacctgcagagccaggcagccCTCTGCTAAGTCTTACTCCAGGTAGCAGCATGATTCCCCGGGGACAATCCTGGCTGCAAAGTCCCCTCTGTAGCATCCCCGAGGCTGGTCTTTGAGCCTGACAATTGCAGGAGACCTCCATCTGGTGGGAACCACTCCCTGACGTTAGCTAAAGCctcaagcaaaatgaaaagtgcTTCTTGGTAAAGTTAAATAACTCGTTCCCTGCAGTGCTTGCAATGCAGTACTGCAGCAGGGCCCGAAGCCCAGGATGCAGGGCTCTCGGGCTTGGCTTGGTCTGCGATGTGCCTGGGGAGTTGTTAGCATGGGCATGTGTGGAAGAATAAATCCGCATCTGAAGCGGCTGCAGAGAGACGCGAATCTGAAGCTGAGGGCAGTGTATCCAAGTTAAGGTGTCAGTGGAGTTGGGGGCCAGCTTGTAGCTGTGGGAACAGCTGTATCCCCTTGTTTTGGTTGTCGGAGTGCCCAGGGAAAGCTCTGTAAGGATGTCTGGGTTCCTTTGGTGGCTGTCCCGTGtgatggggatggggagtggaGCTGCTCCCCTGGCCCGGGGCAGAGCATCCCTGTGTCCTCTGGAAAGGTTCATGTGGACATTGGTGGCTCAGCCCAGTGTGCAGGAGTGCAGTGCCAGTCCCCTGCATGGGACCCTGGGAGCTTTCGGGCATGCCCTCTGCTCTTGCAGCTGGGCTCGTACCTGCTCCTCAATGCATTTCTCCCTGCTGACGGGGAGGAGAGGAGCGGGAGAACTGTTCTGCAGTTTGAAGGTCATCTGTCAGCTACAGCGGGAAGCCAAGCTCTCTGCAAGGCAGGCGTGAGGGGATGCCGCTCCCGATGTCCGCACAGGCGCTGCAAGGAGCCTGCTGCACGGGCTGGCTGAGAGAGCCcgtggctggggtgggggacGGGCAGAGTGGCCGGCGTCCAGGACAGCAATGCTAATTAGTGCTCGAACTCCCTGCTTGAAGAACAGacagctctgcttttgctttgggcttttttcccccctcctttaaGGTTTAGCTGAAAGTCTTGCGGATAACATGCAAATCAGGGCTTTCATTTGCATACTTTATTTGTGGTGCTATTATGGTTCCCTTTGAATCCGTGCTGTCTCTGTGcatgccagccagcccctgcccttcCTCCAGGAGCCAGTCCGCCATCTCTGCCGAGCTGTCCTGGGGCCGGGGACAGGCCCGTTTGCTCCTGCCATGGCAGCCTGCCATGCCAAAGGGGACGAGGGGTAACAAACCCATCCCTGGGctctgggaggggaggagagctgggctCATGACCCCTGGGCTGAGgctgtggggaggagaaggatgctgtgggcacctggcagagcCGGGAGCGGgaccgggggcgggggggcgatGGCTGAGTCCCACTTCCCCCCCCATGTGCTCCCTGGGACGGGATGCCCACTGTGGCTGATGCTCCAGCCagaggctgggctgcaggggagagAAGTGGTCCTTCCCATGCGCCGttcttctccctgccccagctgccttGACGGTGCACGTCTGCAGCAGAGCCCggtggcaggctgggctgcaTCATGGCCCCGGGAAGGACGGGTCTGCAGCAAGATGGGCTGCGTCCATGTCCTCACTCTGTCCTCCCCACTCTCTGCCAGGTTTGCATGTCTTTGCCATTGCCTTCGCCTTGGAGGTGTCGGTGGGGAAGACCAACACTGTGATGGCTCTGAACAACTCCAACGTCCTGCTGCCCTGCACCTTCACCACCTGCATAGGCTTTCACAACCTGGTCTTCACATGGCATTTCAACTCGACAGAGATGGTGGGTGGCTCTCTGGGCTTCGCCTCTTTTCCTGGCAGTCCTTTTGTACTTTTCCAGTGCAGACCAGCACTGCAGTTCTCAAGGagctccctttctcctcttgcAGGATGCCAGTCCCTCCGAGtgtctccagctctgggggggaAGTGGCTGTGCAAACAGGGTGACTCAAATACCCTGGCACATTTGTGCTTTTGGCATAAAGCTGCTCTGGATTTTCTGCTGCCCACAGgctcatttcttttcataaatcGGCTGTTTGGGCGTAAGGCTGCACTTTGGGCaaaatagagttaatttcctcctcctgcGCTTGCTCTGAAATACTGAAGGTATAGATTTGCTTCCTGCTGGGAATATTCTGCTCTTCAACTCTGTAGCAGGAGGGCTGGTTTAGAGCAGGTCTGTCCTCACAGGCTGGCTGGCCCTGGATTGCCCTAGAGCAAAGGGACTCTCTCTGCCCAGGGGTTCTCCCATTGTTTGCGTGGTCTGTAACATTGCTGCAGGGCAAGTAATATTGATAGGTTGCTTCCCCGGCGGGCTGTGCGTCAGGTCCCTCTCCGCAGCCATTTCTGCTTTAGTGGGGTGTGCTCAGATGCTTGGCCATGCGTATCTGTGCGTGCAGAGATGGGGCAGGGCACTGGCAGGACAACTCGAGCCTTTCCCTCACCTGGGGTTGTCGAGAGCCCAGCTGACCCTGTGTCCTGCATCCCTGGCTCTGCAGATTTACCACGGCAAGATAAAGAACAAAGCCTCAGAGCCCTTCCTCGTGGGACGCAACCCACGGGTTGAGTTTGTCGGCTCGACGACCGGGAAGGACAACAATATCTCCATCGTCCTGAAGAACGTGGAGTTCAGCGACGCTGGGAAATACACCTGCCATGTCAAGAACCCCAGGGAGAAGGATGCAGAGCACAACGCCACCATCTTCCTCACGGTGGTCCAGAAGAGTAAGTGCCGTCCGCAGGTCCTGTGCCCCGCGAATGGCACCGGGGCAGTAGGGATGCAAACCTGTGCTGACTCCACCTTGGCTGATGGTTGTGATGGCACACGGGGTGCCCTGGCCTCTTGGAGGTAGTTGGCATCGGTGAAGGGCAAGGCCTCATGCCCCTCTGTGCTGTGTGGAGGGGGTCGCTGCTTTGCGGGGGGggtccctgctcccctcctgaGGCCCCTCAGCACCTTCTCTCCTGCAGTGGTGGAGGCAGACAACACCGTGACGCTCATCATCGTGGGCGTTGTGGGGGGGCTCATTGGCCTCCTCATCCTCTTCATGCTCGTCAAGAGGGTTGTCCTGTTCATCATCAAGAAGACCCAGGATGGGAAGTGAGTGTGGGTGCTGGTCCTGGCACCCTTTGGCATGTGCTGCCACAGGGCAGGGCTGCACGGGGCCGGGGTCGTGgcgagaggggctgggggggggccgggagctGTCAGCTGGCTGTGTGCTCTCCCCCAGGAAGGAATGTCTCGTGAGCTCATCAGGGAACGACAACACTGAGAATGGCTTGGCCGGCTCCAAGGCGGAACAAAAAGCACCACCAAAGGCATGAAGCAGCGGCGCCCTGAGCCCCGACCCGCCCAGCAGCGGGGAGGGTGGCCGGGGGACAAgcctttcccttttgttttctttccaaactgcCAATGCTTGAGACATGTTTCTATTACACACGTGCCTGCAACCTGCACTGCTTCTTGGAAAAGACTTCGGCTGCCGTGGGGACTGGGAGCTTCTTGTGGACTTGGACTGGGATGTCGCTGGGACAGAGGGAgctgtctgctctgctctgagTGAAGGCAAGAGGGTgctgggtgggcagggaaggggccaGGTGCTGGGCAGTACCTGGtctgcagctgggcaggggccGTGCTGCACACGCTGCGCTCCTGAGGGTGCGGGGTGGTGGGTGGTCAGGGGTCCCGGCATGCCTGGGGTAGAGGCTGCGAGGAGCTTGGGGCGTCTTGTCGACTCTGTTGGTGCTGAGCTGggcgggcaggagctgcctgcctcACGCGGAAGGTTTCTGGAGCAGAGCAAGGATGCACAAAACGCGCTGTAGAGATAGAGGCTCCTGCCTTTGCTGCATTTCTCGTGGGTCCGGcacaggaggaagggaggaagcagGGCTGTTGCGACAGGGCTTGGCTTCAGCTCTGCTGTTAAGCACACTTGAAAACCAAATCAGCGAAAGGGCCATTGCTGTCAGGGCCGTCGTCTCTTCCCAGCAGGGGCTGGGTGCCATGCTCCCGCAGGCCTCGAGGTGCTTCGGTTCCTCCTGTGGCAGGGCTCGGGGGACCAGCAGCCAGGGATGGCCATGTCCTGGGGTCACCGCTGGCCAGCAGCGGGAGCAAGGCGGGGTGGAGCTCCATGTTTCGCACGCACTTTGCCCCCGCACAGGGCCGTCCCCTGGGAGCAGTGGGGGGCTTCTCCCCCAGACAGCCTTTTCGCGGGGCACTCCCTgggtttgtgctgctgctcctcttactcctcctcccctctttttaAAGCTCAGCACGCAGAGCAGTGATGCTTTCGATGCTGACTCGTCAAGGCTTAACTCGTTACGTGGATCTTTTTTATATTAGACTCCAGTGGGAAAATGGCTGACTGTGTTTCCCTTTCACCCGAGGAGAACTGTGGCACTCCATCCACGATGCAGGGAGGGAGCACGGTCGAGCCCTGCCAAGGGGAGCCGGGCtagggctgtgccagcccctTCTCGGGCCTGCCACCAGCCCGCTGGGTGACCCTGGGCAAGTTGCTCTGCCtctccatgcctcagtttccccatctgtaaaatggggataataATACTGCTCTACCTCACAGGGGTTATTGTGAGGCTTCCTCGGCTAACATTTGTGAAGTGCTTGGAGATCCTCAGATGAGGGGTGCCACAGAAAGGGTCTTTGCAGAGGGTACCCACAATGGGGACTCGGGCAACCCAGCCCCCTTCCCAAGGGCTGCAGCAGGTCGTGAGACATGAAGGGAACGAGCTGATCCTACAACTGAAGTTGACAATGTCCTTTACAATGTGATTTGTTCCCTGTTTCTCCTTTATTTGTGGGTATCTGTCAGTGAAGCTGCAGGACTGGCAGCTCCCCCGTCCCCACTCGAAACTGGGAATCAAAGCTGAGCCCCAGCTTCCGCGGCTGTGGGGGCTTGCACCTGGACAGAGGTGCCGGAGTGGAAGGTAGGCGAGGATTTGGTGGGCAAGGCAGACGAGGAAGGGTTAGGAGCTACCTTCTGTGGAGCCTGGTGTCGGAGAGGTCGGACCCCACCTGCCCGCTTGTGTGGGTGGTGGTACAGAGAGCACCTTGCAGCCTTTGCCCGGGTGCACGGGCAGCTGGCCATGCCCAGGCTGGGCTCAGGGGCACCCACCGGAGTGGGGCCTGCGTTTGGGACAGGAGACACGTACAGGCATCTGGCTCCAGGCGGGTTTCCTTGGCTGCTGGTTAGACCAGCAAGTGGGAGTCAGGACCCCGGGATTCCGGTCCCCTCTCTGAGGATCCATGGGACCCTCAGGCAAATCACTTGACTTCTCTGTGCTTCTGTTCCCCCATCTGTAGAATGGGGACGGTAAATCCGACCTACCTCACAGGAGGTGTGAGGCTCCCTGCATCGCTTTGCAAAGCGCCCCAAGATCCTGGGGCGAAAGGCACTCTGTAAATGCAAAGTATTGTTAATGTACCATTGTCACACATGAGAGTCTGGGCAGGAAGGTGTGAGACCTCCCAGTTGCCCCAAGAGACCCCCCAGTCCATCCTTGGAGGTGACCTCCCATGGGAGAGGACAGCGAGGGgaggaagggattttttttttttttttaaaagaactatttttagCTGTCCTAACCTGTTGGCCTTTTTTAGACGGTATCTGGACACAGTTCCACTTACCACAGGATATGCAATGCTGTACTATGCATGGATTACTCCTCTGGCTTGATGGAAAAAGTCACCATAACCAGTTTTTGAAATGTAACTATATGCATATGTGTGCGGGTGCTGTACGCAGCGCTGGGGGCTCCGGGGGAATAGGCTGGCTTGGGAGCTTGTGCCAGCTCCTGCGGGGTCCCTGCTGTCACAAGGGCtttgggggggctgcagaggctTTCCAGGGCACGCGGGGGAGAAGGCCCTGCTGGAGGCGCGGGCTGCAACAGACGCATATGTGTATAAGCATATATAAATACACGTAGGACATACCTGCAAATAAACACAGGATGTGTACAACATGCTGTGTGATGACTTACAGCACATTTTTGCACTGTAGAGGTTTAGTTAGCTTTGCCTTGAATGAAATAAAGTTTATGTTTACTAGAGAAACTCGCTGTAGTGTGGGTTGCTGTGGGCATCTATTTAGGCTTGCCATGAACCCCCTGGGCAGGACTGCTGCATTGCAAGCCCTGCGCCCAGGCAAAGAGCAGCAGCGTTTCCCTTGTGTGCAGAGCGTGGTCTCTGTAGCTGCTTGTCCCGGGTGGATGAGTGCCGCCACGCTGCCTGCATCCTGCTGGAGACCCTGGGGCGAGGCCAgggtgctgcttcccagcacccATGGGCGTGCATTGCCCACTCAAGTCCAGGGGCTGTGGGTGCCTGGAGCAGGCAACATCCACGCAACGCTTTCTGCCTTGTGCACAGGAACGATGTGTTCACAGGAGCCAACAGCTCTGGCACAGCACAGGATATTGCAAAAAATACCCCTGTAAGCAAGAGGGACAAAGCCTTCAGAGGCTGCgtgaaaaaacaaatactttcttttaatgGGGATACTCCGCAGCACAAACATCTTTGCTCTCTGTATAACAGTAGTGAGCAAACAGCAGCTTCGCCCCACAGGAGCCTTCCTGCCACAGCAGGAGTGGCACAGGGCAATAAATTAATCTCTCTCCGGAAGGGAGCTTGAGCCGGTCAGATTCCTTCACAGTATCAGTGGTCGTCGCTCCGAGCTGCCCTTTGCCTCCTTGGCTGGGCTCTGGCACGCTAAATCACCACCTGCCAGTGAGGGTTTGAGAGGCACCGCTCACCTTCCGTGGCTTGAGATccatttcccagctgctgccggAGAAGAGACAGCCAAGTGCGTAGGGACGGGGAGGGAGGCTTGTGGAGAGGGGAGGGTACTGTCCCGGCAGGTCTCAGAGCTCcgactggaaaaaagaaattgcaagcTTTCAAAGggcagctgaaaccaggaggCAGAGAGTCACATGCTGAAGGAGCCGGCTCAGCTCCCATGCTGCAgtcccacagccccatcctcgCAGCGATGCTGTGCTCTGCCGGTGCGGTTCCCCTCTGTGCAGATCCGCCGAGGGGGCCCTGACCCTTCCCCACCGCCCCCCGAAACCTGTGTGATAGAGCAGCCGCGCGCGTTGTTGCGGCGGTATTGGCAGTACGGCACTGACCCTCCGGACGGCGTAGATCCAGTTGAGGTAGGCACGGACGCTGGTGTAGACTCCAGGCGTGCTGGGGGTCCCGCAGCCCTGGCCCCAGCTGACGATGCCCACCACCTGCCAGTGCCCACCTGAGTACAGCAGGGGCCCACCGCTGTCCCCCTGCAGAGGACAAACCgtctgggctggggctgcggaGCCCCTGGCCCCTGGCACGGTCTGTGCCGGTGCTCACAGCTGCAGCTTGCAGCCATTTCCAGGACAGCTCTTCCCTAAAAGGGGCATGGATAGGTGCGGACCCACCCTCCCCCTGTTTCTGGACCAGCTGCCCCCCACCTGGCAGGTGTCCACCCCGCCTTGCAGCAGGCCAGCACACAGCATCTTCTCGGTGACATCCCCGTGGTACGCGGCCAGGTTGCAGCTCTCCTTGTCTATGAGTTTCACCTCCGCCTGCTGCAGGGTCTCCGACAGTTTGCCTGCACGAAACGTGGCTGCTCAGAGGtgccccccagcagcccccggTGAGCAGGGAGCCTGCCAGTCCCGTCTCCTCCTGCGAGCGATGCTGGGGGGGACTCTGCCCTTGTCCCTGGGGGCAGCCGCCCCCTGTTGCAGACAGGCACAGCGCTCGCCCCTGCACTGCCCC is a genomic window containing:
- the SCN4B gene encoding sodium channel regulatory subunit beta-4 isoform X1; amino-acid sequence: MARGSPAARRRAAPRLLAALLGLHVFAIAFALEVSVGKTNTVMALNNSNVLLPCTFTTCIGFHNLVFTWHFNSTEMIYHGKIKNKASEPFLVGRNPRVEFVGSTTGKDNNISIVLKNVEFSDAGKYTCHVKNPREKDAEHNATIFLTVVQKMVEADNTVTLIIVGVVGGLIGLLILFMLVKRVVLFIIKKTQDGKKECLVSSSGNDNTENGLAGSKAEQKAPPKA
- the SCN4B gene encoding sodium channel regulatory subunit beta-4 isoform X2, translated to MALNNSNVLLPCTFTTCIGFHNLVFTWHFNSTEMIYHGKIKNKASEPFLVGRNPRVEFVGSTTGKDNNISIVLKNVEFSDAGKYTCHVKNPREKDAEHNATIFLTVVQKMVEADNTVTLIIVGVVGGLIGLLILFMLVKRVVLFIIKKTQDGKKECLVSSSGNDNTENGLAGSKAEQKAPPKA